From Myotis daubentonii chromosome 15, mMyoDau2.1, whole genome shotgun sequence, one genomic window encodes:
- the PRX gene encoding periaxin isoform X1 — protein MEVRSRSAEELRRAELVEIIVETEAQTGVSGINVAGGGKEGIYIRELREDSPAARSLSLQEGDQLLSARVFFENFKYEDALRLLQCAEPYKVSFCLKRTVPTGDLALRPGTVSGYEIKGPRAKVAKLNIQSLSPVKKKKMVVPGALGAPADLAPVDVEFSFPKFSRLRRGLKAEAVKGPVPAAPTRRRLQLPQLRVRVREVAEEAQVARLAAAAPPPRKAKAEAEVAAGARFTAPQLELVGPGLPSTEVGVPQVPAPKGLGKEAPAVEAATGFALHLPTLGLGAPAAPAVEPVAVGIQVPQVELPPLPSLPSLPTLPCRETREGAPAALTVPTLDVAVPAVGVDLALPGAEMESQEEVPEVALKMPGFSFPRFGARAKEVAEVKVAKGSPEVRAKGPRLRMPTFGLSLLEARPTAPEAGVESKLKLPTAKMPSFGIGVSAPEVRGPAVKLPKAPEVKLPKVPEAALPEVQLPEVALPKVSEMELPKVPGMAVPEVRLPEVALPKVSEMKLPKVPEMAVPEVRLPEVALPKVSEMKLPKVPEMAVPEMQLPEVALPKVSEMKLPKVPEMAVPEVRLPEVALPKVSEMKLPKVPEMAVPEVRLPEVALPKVSEMKLPKVPEMAVPEVRLPEVQLPKVSEIRLPEMQAPKVPDVQLLKAPEMKLPKAPDVQLKAARAEKAEGVEFGFKMPKMTMPKFGRAGSPSRSKSGEAGAEVSGKLVTLPCLQPEVDSEAHVGVPSLTLPSVELDLPRALSLEGQVPVADAGKVERAEGKAAQAEGKVEWAEGKVAAGVGEVAFRMPSVEIVTPQLPTVEVEEGRVEVMEMKVKPTSKFSLSKFGLSGPKVAKAEAEGAGRATKLKASKFAISLPKARLGTEVEAKGVGEAGLLPALDLSIPQLSLDAHLPTGKVEAAGADFKLKGPRFTLPKFGVRVRDTEAGELVPGVSELEGKGWGWDGRVKMPKLKMPSFGLARGKEVEIQGGRVSPGEKAELMVGQLKIPEVELVTLGAQEEVGAEGAVAVSGSRLSGLQVSTTRQAGTEGQEGVRRMPLGISLPQVELTRFGEAGLGATSGQQAESAAPSAEGTAGYRVQVPQVTLSLPEAKGEGAELLVGEGVFKMPTVTVPQLELDVGLSREVQVGEAATDEGGLRLKMPTSGARAGAGVGGPGDQPPGAERSFHLSLPNLELSPPAMGSHAEYQVVEGEGDAGHKLKVRLPRFGLVRAKEGLEEGEKAKSPKLRLPRVGFSQSEAAAGESSPSPEEEEEEEEEGSREGASGRRGRLRVRLPRVGLATSSKASRGQEGEAASKSPGGEKSPKFRFPRVSLSPKARSGSRDREEGGFRVRLPSVGFSETGAPGPTRMEGTQTAVI, from the exons ATGGAGGTCAGGAGCCGGAGTGCTGAG GAGCTGAGGCGGGCGGAGTTGGTGGAAATCATCGTGGAGACGGAGGCGCAGACGGGAGTCAGCGGCATCAACGTAGCGGGCGGCGGGAAGGAAGGAATCTACATTCGCGAGCTGCGCGAGGACTCGCCGGCAGCCAGGAGCCTGAGCCTGCAGGAAG GGGACCAGCTGCTGAGCGCCCGCGTGTTCTTTGAGAACTTCAAGTACGAGGACGCACTTCGCCTGCTGCAATGTGCCGAGCCTTACAAGGTCTCCTTCTGCTTGAAGCGCACTGTGCCCACCGGGGACCTGGCGCTGCGGCCTGGGACCGTGTCTGGCTACGAGATCAAGGGCCCACGGGCCAAGGTGGCCAAGCTG aaCATCCAGAGTCTGTCCCctgtgaagaagaagaagatggtggtgcctggggccctgggggccCCCGCAGATCTGGCCCCCGTTGACGTCGAATTCTCCTTCCCCAAGTTCTCCCGTCTGCGTCGGGGCCTCAAAGCCGAGGCTGTCAAGggtcctgtcccagctgctcccacccgcCGGCGCCTCCAGCTGCCGCAGCTGCGTGTCCGTGTCCGGGAAGTGGCCGAAGAGGCCCAGGTAGCGCGGCTGGCTGCCGCTGCTCCTCCCCCCAGGAAAGCCAAAGCGGAGGCCGAGGTGGCAGCGGGGGCCCGATTCACAGCACCCCAGCTGGAGCTGGTTGGGCCTGGGCTGCCGAGCACAGAGGTGGGCGTCCCCCAGGTCCCAGCCCCGAAGGGACTGGGGAAGGAGGCCCCCGCAGTAGAAGCAGCCACTGGCTTTGCCCTACACCTGCCAACCTTGGGGCTTGGAGCCCCCGCCGCACCTGCTGTGGAGCCTGTGGCTGTAGGGATTCAGGTTCCCCAAGTGGAGCTGCCCCCCTTGCCCTCGCTACCCAGTCTGCCCACACTCCCTTGTCGGGAGACGCGGGAAGGGGCTCCGGCAGCACTGACGGTGCCCACCCTGGACGTAGCAGTTCCTGCTGTGGGGGTGGACTTGGCTTTGCCGGGTGCGGAGATGGAGTCCCAAGAAGAGGTGCCCGAGGTGGCCCTGAAGATGCCCGGCTTCAGTTTCCCCCGCTTTGGGGCCCGAGCAAAGGAAGTAGCTGAAGTCAAGGTGGCCAAGGGCAGCCCTGAGGTCAGGGCGAAGGGGCCCAGACTTCGAATGCCCACCTTCGGGCTTTCTCTCTTGGAGGCCCGGCCCACTGCCCCCGAAGCCGGGGTTGAGAGCAAGCTGAAGCTGCCCACCGCCAAGATGCCCTCCTTTGGCATTGGGGTCTCGGCGCCTGAGGTCAGGGGGCCTGCCGTGAAGCTCCCCAAAGCCCCTGAGGTCAAGCTCCCCAAAGTGCCAGAGGCAGCCCTTCCAGAAGTGCAGCTCCCAGAGGTGGCCCTTCCGAAAGTGTCTGAGATGGAGCTCCCAAAGGTGCCCGGGATGGCGGTGCCCGAGGTGCGACTGCCAGAGGTGGCCCTTCCGAAAGTGTCTGAGATGAAACTCCCAAAGGTGCCCGAGATGGCGGTGCCCGAGGTGCGACTCCCAGAGGTGGCACTTCCCAAAGTGTCTGAGATGAAACTCCCAAAGGTGCCCGAGATGGCGGTGCCCGAGATGCAGCTCCCAGAGGTGGCACTTCCGAAAGTCTCAGAGATGAAACTCCCAAAAGTGCCCGAGATGGCGGTGCCCGAGGTGCGACTGCCAGAGGTGGCCCTTCCGAAAGTCTCAGAGATGAAACTCCCAAAGGTGCCCGAGATGGCGGTGCCCGAGGTGCGACTGCCAGAGGTGGCCCTTCCGAAAGTCTCAGAGATGAAACTCCCAAAGGTGCCCGAGATGGCGGTGCCCGAGGTGCGACTGCCAGAGGTGCAGCTGCCGAAGGTGTCAGAGATCCGGCTGCCGGAAATGCAAGCGCCAAAGGTGCCAGATGTGCAGCTTCTGAAGGCACCTGAGATGAAGCTCCCCAAGGCTCCAGACGTGCAGCTAAAAGCTGCCAGGGCAGAGAAGGCAGAGGGGGTGGAATTTGGCTTCAAGATGCCCAAGATGACCATGCCCAAATTCGGGAGGGCAGGGTCCCCGTCAAGAAGCAAGTCAGGCGAGGCAGGGGCTGAGGTCTCAGGGAAGCTGGTGACGCTTCCCTGTCTGCAGCCAGAGGTGGACAGCGAGGCTCATGTGGGCGTCCCCTCTCTCACACTGCCCTCCGTGGAGCTGGACCTGCCAAGAGCACTCAGCTTGGAGGGGCAGGTTCCAGTGGCTGACGCGGGCAAGGTGGAGCGAGCAGAAGGCAAGGCCGCACAGGCAGAGGGCAAGGTGGAATGGGCAGAGGGCAAGGTGGCAGCGGGGGTTGGGGAAGTGGCCTTCCGGATGCCCTCTGTTGAGATCGTCACTCCACAGCTGCCCACAGTGGAAGTCGAGGAAGGGAGGGTAGAGGTGATGGAGATGAAAGTCAAACCCACCTCCAAGTTCTCCCTGTCCAAGTTCGGACTCTCGGGGCCAAAGgtggccaaggcagaggctgagGGGGCTGGGCGAGCCACCAAGCTGAAGGCATCCAAGTTCGCCATCTCACTCCCCAAGGCTCGGTTGGGGACCGAGGTTGAAGCGAAAGGGGTCGGGGAGGCAGGCCTGCTACCCGCTCTCGATCTGTCCATTCCGCAGCTCAGCCTGGATGCCCATCTGCCCACCGGCAAGGTGGAGGCGGCAGGGGCCGATTTCAAGCTCAAGGGTCCGAGGTTCACCCTGCCCAAGTTTGGGGTCAGAGTCCGGGACACTGAGGCTGGAGAACTAGTGCCGGGGGTGTCCGAGTTGGAGGGCAAGGGCTGGGGTTGGGATGGGAGGGTGAAGATGCCCAAACTGAAGATGCCCTCCTTTGGGCTGGCTCGGGGGAAGGAGGTAGAAATCCAGGGTGGGCGTGTTAGCCCGGGAGAAAAGGCAGAATTGATGGTCGGGCAGCTTAAGATCCCTGAGGTGGAACTGGTCACTCTGGGGGCCCAGGAGGAagtgggggcagagggggcggTGGCCGTCAGTGGGTCGCGGCTATCAGGCCTGCAGGTGTCcacaaccaggcaggcaggcactgaGGGCCAGGAGGGGGTGCGAAGGATGCCCCTGGGCATCTCTCTGCCTCAGGTGGAGCTGACCAGATTTGGTGAGGCTGGCCTGGGTGCCACCTCGGGGCAGCAGGCTGAGAGTGCAGCCCCTTcagcagagggcacagcaggCTACAGGGTCCAGGTGCCTCAGGTGACCTTGTCTCTGCCTGAAGCCAAGGGAGAGGGTGCTGAGCTGTTGGTGGGAGAGGGCGTCTTCAAGATGCCCACTGTGACCGTGCCCCAGCTTGAGCTGGATGTGGGGCTGAGCCGAGAAGTGCAGGTGGGTGAGGCAGCCACAGATGAGGGTGGGCTGAGGCTGAAGATGCCCACATCGGGGgccagagctggggctggggtcgGGGGACCTGGAGACCAGCCCCCAGGGGCCGAACGATCCTTCCACCTTTCACTGCCCAACCTGGAGCTCTCGCCTCCTGCCATGGGCAGCCACGCTGAGTACCAGGTGGTAGAGGGTGAGGGAGACGCTGGGCACAAGCTCAAGGTTCGGCTGCCCCGGTTTGGCCTGGTGCGGGCCAAGGAGGGGCTTGAGGAGGGCGAGAAGGCCAAGAGCCCGAAACTCAGGCTGCCCCGTGTGGGCTTCAGCCAGAGCGAGGCTGCTGCTGGGGAAAGCTCCCCCagccctgaggaggaggaggaggaggaggaggagggcagcagGGAAGGGGCCTCTGGTCGCCGTGGCCGCCTACGAGTTCGCTTGCCTCGAGTGGGCCTGGCTACTTCTTCCAAGGCCTCTCGGGGGCAGGAGGGCGAGGCAGCCTCCAAGTCCCCTGGTGGGGAGAAGTCCCCCAAGTTCCGGTTCCCCAGGGTGTCCCTAAGCCCCAAGGCCCGGAGTGGGAGCAGGGACCGCGAAGAGGGTGGATTCCGGGTCCGACTGCCCAGCGTGGGGTTTTCGGAGACAGGGGCTCCAGGCCCCACCAGGATGGAGGGGACTCAGACTGCTGTCATCTGA
- the PRX gene encoding periaxin isoform X2, protein MVVPGALGAPADLAPVDVEFSFPKFSRLRRGLKAEAVKGPVPAAPTRRRLQLPQLRVRVREVAEEAQVARLAAAAPPPRKAKAEAEVAAGARFTAPQLELVGPGLPSTEVGVPQVPAPKGLGKEAPAVEAATGFALHLPTLGLGAPAAPAVEPVAVGIQVPQVELPPLPSLPSLPTLPCRETREGAPAALTVPTLDVAVPAVGVDLALPGAEMESQEEVPEVALKMPGFSFPRFGARAKEVAEVKVAKGSPEVRAKGPRLRMPTFGLSLLEARPTAPEAGVESKLKLPTAKMPSFGIGVSAPEVRGPAVKLPKAPEVKLPKVPEAALPEVQLPEVALPKVSEMELPKVPGMAVPEVRLPEVALPKVSEMKLPKVPEMAVPEVRLPEVALPKVSEMKLPKVPEMAVPEMQLPEVALPKVSEMKLPKVPEMAVPEVRLPEVALPKVSEMKLPKVPEMAVPEVRLPEVALPKVSEMKLPKVPEMAVPEVRLPEVQLPKVSEIRLPEMQAPKVPDVQLLKAPEMKLPKAPDVQLKAARAEKAEGVEFGFKMPKMTMPKFGRAGSPSRSKSGEAGAEVSGKLVTLPCLQPEVDSEAHVGVPSLTLPSVELDLPRALSLEGQVPVADAGKVERAEGKAAQAEGKVEWAEGKVAAGVGEVAFRMPSVEIVTPQLPTVEVEEGRVEVMEMKVKPTSKFSLSKFGLSGPKVAKAEAEGAGRATKLKASKFAISLPKARLGTEVEAKGVGEAGLLPALDLSIPQLSLDAHLPTGKVEAAGADFKLKGPRFTLPKFGVRVRDTEAGELVPGVSELEGKGWGWDGRVKMPKLKMPSFGLARGKEVEIQGGRVSPGEKAELMVGQLKIPEVELVTLGAQEEVGAEGAVAVSGSRLSGLQVSTTRQAGTEGQEGVRRMPLGISLPQVELTRFGEAGLGATSGQQAESAAPSAEGTAGYRVQVPQVTLSLPEAKGEGAELLVGEGVFKMPTVTVPQLELDVGLSREVQVGEAATDEGGLRLKMPTSGARAGAGVGGPGDQPPGAERSFHLSLPNLELSPPAMGSHAEYQVVEGEGDAGHKLKVRLPRFGLVRAKEGLEEGEKAKSPKLRLPRVGFSQSEAAAGESSPSPEEEEEEEEEGSREGASGRRGRLRVRLPRVGLATSSKASRGQEGEAASKSPGGEKSPKFRFPRVSLSPKARSGSRDREEGGFRVRLPSVGFSETGAPGPTRMEGTQTAVI, encoded by the coding sequence atggtggtgcctggggccctgggggccCCCGCAGATCTGGCCCCCGTTGACGTCGAATTCTCCTTCCCCAAGTTCTCCCGTCTGCGTCGGGGCCTCAAAGCCGAGGCTGTCAAGggtcctgtcccagctgctcccacccgcCGGCGCCTCCAGCTGCCGCAGCTGCGTGTCCGTGTCCGGGAAGTGGCCGAAGAGGCCCAGGTAGCGCGGCTGGCTGCCGCTGCTCCTCCCCCCAGGAAAGCCAAAGCGGAGGCCGAGGTGGCAGCGGGGGCCCGATTCACAGCACCCCAGCTGGAGCTGGTTGGGCCTGGGCTGCCGAGCACAGAGGTGGGCGTCCCCCAGGTCCCAGCCCCGAAGGGACTGGGGAAGGAGGCCCCCGCAGTAGAAGCAGCCACTGGCTTTGCCCTACACCTGCCAACCTTGGGGCTTGGAGCCCCCGCCGCACCTGCTGTGGAGCCTGTGGCTGTAGGGATTCAGGTTCCCCAAGTGGAGCTGCCCCCCTTGCCCTCGCTACCCAGTCTGCCCACACTCCCTTGTCGGGAGACGCGGGAAGGGGCTCCGGCAGCACTGACGGTGCCCACCCTGGACGTAGCAGTTCCTGCTGTGGGGGTGGACTTGGCTTTGCCGGGTGCGGAGATGGAGTCCCAAGAAGAGGTGCCCGAGGTGGCCCTGAAGATGCCCGGCTTCAGTTTCCCCCGCTTTGGGGCCCGAGCAAAGGAAGTAGCTGAAGTCAAGGTGGCCAAGGGCAGCCCTGAGGTCAGGGCGAAGGGGCCCAGACTTCGAATGCCCACCTTCGGGCTTTCTCTCTTGGAGGCCCGGCCCACTGCCCCCGAAGCCGGGGTTGAGAGCAAGCTGAAGCTGCCCACCGCCAAGATGCCCTCCTTTGGCATTGGGGTCTCGGCGCCTGAGGTCAGGGGGCCTGCCGTGAAGCTCCCCAAAGCCCCTGAGGTCAAGCTCCCCAAAGTGCCAGAGGCAGCCCTTCCAGAAGTGCAGCTCCCAGAGGTGGCCCTTCCGAAAGTGTCTGAGATGGAGCTCCCAAAGGTGCCCGGGATGGCGGTGCCCGAGGTGCGACTGCCAGAGGTGGCCCTTCCGAAAGTGTCTGAGATGAAACTCCCAAAGGTGCCCGAGATGGCGGTGCCCGAGGTGCGACTCCCAGAGGTGGCACTTCCCAAAGTGTCTGAGATGAAACTCCCAAAGGTGCCCGAGATGGCGGTGCCCGAGATGCAGCTCCCAGAGGTGGCACTTCCGAAAGTCTCAGAGATGAAACTCCCAAAAGTGCCCGAGATGGCGGTGCCCGAGGTGCGACTGCCAGAGGTGGCCCTTCCGAAAGTCTCAGAGATGAAACTCCCAAAGGTGCCCGAGATGGCGGTGCCCGAGGTGCGACTGCCAGAGGTGGCCCTTCCGAAAGTCTCAGAGATGAAACTCCCAAAGGTGCCCGAGATGGCGGTGCCCGAGGTGCGACTGCCAGAGGTGCAGCTGCCGAAGGTGTCAGAGATCCGGCTGCCGGAAATGCAAGCGCCAAAGGTGCCAGATGTGCAGCTTCTGAAGGCACCTGAGATGAAGCTCCCCAAGGCTCCAGACGTGCAGCTAAAAGCTGCCAGGGCAGAGAAGGCAGAGGGGGTGGAATTTGGCTTCAAGATGCCCAAGATGACCATGCCCAAATTCGGGAGGGCAGGGTCCCCGTCAAGAAGCAAGTCAGGCGAGGCAGGGGCTGAGGTCTCAGGGAAGCTGGTGACGCTTCCCTGTCTGCAGCCAGAGGTGGACAGCGAGGCTCATGTGGGCGTCCCCTCTCTCACACTGCCCTCCGTGGAGCTGGACCTGCCAAGAGCACTCAGCTTGGAGGGGCAGGTTCCAGTGGCTGACGCGGGCAAGGTGGAGCGAGCAGAAGGCAAGGCCGCACAGGCAGAGGGCAAGGTGGAATGGGCAGAGGGCAAGGTGGCAGCGGGGGTTGGGGAAGTGGCCTTCCGGATGCCCTCTGTTGAGATCGTCACTCCACAGCTGCCCACAGTGGAAGTCGAGGAAGGGAGGGTAGAGGTGATGGAGATGAAAGTCAAACCCACCTCCAAGTTCTCCCTGTCCAAGTTCGGACTCTCGGGGCCAAAGgtggccaaggcagaggctgagGGGGCTGGGCGAGCCACCAAGCTGAAGGCATCCAAGTTCGCCATCTCACTCCCCAAGGCTCGGTTGGGGACCGAGGTTGAAGCGAAAGGGGTCGGGGAGGCAGGCCTGCTACCCGCTCTCGATCTGTCCATTCCGCAGCTCAGCCTGGATGCCCATCTGCCCACCGGCAAGGTGGAGGCGGCAGGGGCCGATTTCAAGCTCAAGGGTCCGAGGTTCACCCTGCCCAAGTTTGGGGTCAGAGTCCGGGACACTGAGGCTGGAGAACTAGTGCCGGGGGTGTCCGAGTTGGAGGGCAAGGGCTGGGGTTGGGATGGGAGGGTGAAGATGCCCAAACTGAAGATGCCCTCCTTTGGGCTGGCTCGGGGGAAGGAGGTAGAAATCCAGGGTGGGCGTGTTAGCCCGGGAGAAAAGGCAGAATTGATGGTCGGGCAGCTTAAGATCCCTGAGGTGGAACTGGTCACTCTGGGGGCCCAGGAGGAagtgggggcagagggggcggTGGCCGTCAGTGGGTCGCGGCTATCAGGCCTGCAGGTGTCcacaaccaggcaggcaggcactgaGGGCCAGGAGGGGGTGCGAAGGATGCCCCTGGGCATCTCTCTGCCTCAGGTGGAGCTGACCAGATTTGGTGAGGCTGGCCTGGGTGCCACCTCGGGGCAGCAGGCTGAGAGTGCAGCCCCTTcagcagagggcacagcaggCTACAGGGTCCAGGTGCCTCAGGTGACCTTGTCTCTGCCTGAAGCCAAGGGAGAGGGTGCTGAGCTGTTGGTGGGAGAGGGCGTCTTCAAGATGCCCACTGTGACCGTGCCCCAGCTTGAGCTGGATGTGGGGCTGAGCCGAGAAGTGCAGGTGGGTGAGGCAGCCACAGATGAGGGTGGGCTGAGGCTGAAGATGCCCACATCGGGGgccagagctggggctggggtcgGGGGACCTGGAGACCAGCCCCCAGGGGCCGAACGATCCTTCCACCTTTCACTGCCCAACCTGGAGCTCTCGCCTCCTGCCATGGGCAGCCACGCTGAGTACCAGGTGGTAGAGGGTGAGGGAGACGCTGGGCACAAGCTCAAGGTTCGGCTGCCCCGGTTTGGCCTGGTGCGGGCCAAGGAGGGGCTTGAGGAGGGCGAGAAGGCCAAGAGCCCGAAACTCAGGCTGCCCCGTGTGGGCTTCAGCCAGAGCGAGGCTGCTGCTGGGGAAAGCTCCCCCagccctgaggaggaggaggaggaggaggaggagggcagcagGGAAGGGGCCTCTGGTCGCCGTGGCCGCCTACGAGTTCGCTTGCCTCGAGTGGGCCTGGCTACTTCTTCCAAGGCCTCTCGGGGGCAGGAGGGCGAGGCAGCCTCCAAGTCCCCTGGTGGGGAGAAGTCCCCCAAGTTCCGGTTCCCCAGGGTGTCCCTAAGCCCCAAGGCCCGGAGTGGGAGCAGGGACCGCGAAGAGGGTGGATTCCGGGTCCGACTGCCCAGCGTGGGGTTTTCGGAGACAGGGGCTCCAGGCCCCACCAGGATGGAGGGGACTCAGACTGCTGTCATCTGA
- the SERTAD1 gene encoding SERTA domain-containing protein 1: MLSKGLKRKREEEEEEEKEEEKEALAVDTWWLDSDHPAVAQAPPAVASSSLFDLSVLKLHHSLRQSEPDLRHLVLVVNTLRRIQASMVPTAALPPVPSLPAAPGMADSLLASSDAALSASMASLLEDLSHIEGLSQAPQPLAEEGPQGRPLGGAPPSLGSLDLLDPATGCLLDDGLEGLFEDIDTSMYDSELWAPASEGLKPGPEDGSGKEDTPELKETELKDTELDYLMDVLVGTQALERPPGPGR; the protein is encoded by the coding sequence ATGCTGAGCAAGGGCTTGAAGCgcaagagggaggaggaggaggaggaggagaaggaagaggagaaggaagcccTGGCAGTGGACACCTGGTGGCTGGATTCTGACCACCCCGCAGTGGCACAGGCACCCCCGGCCGTGGCCTCCAGTTCTCTCTTTGACCTTTCAGTGCTCAAGCTCCACCACAGCCTGCGGCAGAGCGAGCCAGACCTGCGGCACCTTGTGCTGGTAGTGAACACCCTGCGGCGCATCCAGGCGTCCATggtgcccacggctgccctgcCGCCTGTGCCcagcctgcctgcagcccctggcaTGGCTGACAGCCTGCTGGCCAGCTCCGACGCCGCCCTCTCAGCATCCATGGCCAGCCTCCTGGAGGACCTCAGCCACATTGAGGGCTTGAGCCAGGCACCTCAACCCCTGGCCGAAGAGGGGCCACAGGGCCGCCCCCTTGGGGGAGCCCCACCCAGCCTGGGTTCCTTGGACTTGCTGGACCCAGCCACTGGCTGTCTGCTGGACGATGGGCTCGAGGGCCTGTTTGAGGACATCGACACCTCCATGTACGACAGTGAACTTTGGGCGCCAGCCTCTGAGGGCCTCAAACCTGGCCCTGAAGATGGGTCAGGCAAGGAGGACACTCCGGAGCTAAAGGAGACTGAGCTGAAGGACACTGAGCTGGACTACCTCATGGACGTGCTGGTGGGCACACAGGCACTGGAGCGGCCACCGGGGCCAGGACGCTGA